One Ictalurus furcatus strain D&B chromosome 24, Billie_1.0, whole genome shotgun sequence DNA segment encodes these proteins:
- the pla2g10 gene encoding group 10 secretory phospholipase A2, with the protein MTALYRTFLLLSVGMASLLAQRSVRSKRSLLELAGIIKCTTGRSALSYLMYGCYCGLGGKGWPRDRADWCCHKHDCCYGDAEVAGCQTTTDKYQWTCENKEADCDSLKDNCEKILCKCDREAGRCLRKAPYHKKYAFWPDFLCGCVHPTCNIY; encoded by the exons ATGACAGCGCTGTACAGGACATTCCTGCTCCTCTCAG TTGGTATGGCTTCACTGTTGGCCCAGAGGTCTGTGAGGAGTAAGAGAAGTCTACTGGAGCTCGCTGGCATCATCAAATGCACCACAGGCAGGTCGGCCTTATCCTATTTGATGTATGGCTGCTATTGCGGGCTCGGAGGGAAAGGCTGGCCCAGAGACAGGGCGGACTG GTGTTGCCACAAGCACGACTGCTGCTACGGTGATGCGGAAGTCGCAGGCTGCCAGACGACGACCGACAAGTATCAGTGGACTTGTGAGAACAAAGAGGCCGATTGTG ATTCCCTTAAAGACAATTGTGAGAAAATCCTCTGCAAGTGTGACAGAGAAGCAGGCAGGTGCCTAAGAAAGGCCCCTTACCACAAGAAATATGCCTTTTGGCCAGACTTTCTGTGTGGCTGTGTACATCCTACCTGCAATATATACTGA